The following coding sequences are from one Pocillopora verrucosa isolate sample1 chromosome 5, ASM3666991v2, whole genome shotgun sequence window:
- the LOC131787521 gene encoding protein argonaute-2-like → MSLEFKHSVQSKHVHRTNPQLSANIALNINSKLDGINHVIDVGEKSPVFREPVIVFGADVTHPSPTENGIPSIAAVVAIMDANAAKYCARVRESLLLWFRIAIIRDCSVKTKEMNLAKQGMFLLVRQWTAVSHIRTSSTFICAVILESSIDLEKSAKAIEVNAKMKGAMYFT, encoded by the exons ATGTCATTGGAATTCAAACACAGTGTTCAGTCAAAACACGTACACCGTACCAACCCCCAGCTTTCCGCCAACATCGCGTTGAATATTAATTCCAAACTTGATGGAATTAATCATGTCATAGATGTGGGTGAAAAGTCGCCTGTTTTCCGAGAACCTGTTATTGTCTTTGGCGCCGACGTCACCCACCCTTCCCCGACTGAAAATGGAATTCCTTCAATTGCTGCTGTTGTAGCAATTATGGACGCTAATGCCGCTAAGTACTGTGCACGAGTCCGAGAATCACTTTTGTTGTGGTTCAGAATCGCCATCATACGAGATTGTTCTGTGAAAACCAAGGAGATGAATTTGGCAAAGCAAGGAATGTTCCTCCTGGTACGACAGTGGACAGCGGTATCACACATCCGTACAAGTTCGACTTTTATTTGTGCAGTCATTTTGGAATCCAG TATCGACCTGGAGAAATCTGCAAAAGCCATCGAAGTCAACGCTAAGATGAAAGGAGCCATGTACTTTACTTAG